The following coding sequences lie in one Heyndrickxia oleronia genomic window:
- the alaS gene encoding alanine--tRNA ligase: MKRLTGAQIRQMFLDFFQEKGHKVEPSASLVPHDDPSLLWINSGVATLKKYFDGRVIPENPRITNAQKAIRTNDIENVGKTARHHTFFEMLGNFSIGDYFKEEAIEWAWEFLTSPKWIGFNPDKLSVTIHPEDDEAHEIWNKKIGIPEERIIRLEENFWDIGEGPSGPNTEIFYDRGPEFGDDKNDPELFPGGENERYLEVWNLVFSQFNHNPDGTYTPLPKKNIDTGMGLERMASVIQEVPTNFDTDLFMPIIQATEKISGEKYRENVEKDVAFKVIADHIRTVSFAVSDGALPSNEGRGYVLRRLLRRAVRYAKTIQINEPFMYKLVPVVAEIMVDFYPQVKENIEFIQKVVKNEEERFHETLHEGLAILSSVIKKAKEEGSDIISGENVFRLYDTYGFPVELTEEYAEEEGLKVDHEGFEKEMENQRERARNARQDVGSMQVQGGVLGDIKVDSKFVGYETLSIQTKVSVLLKDGEIVDHAVAGDEIQFILDETPFYAESGGQIADEGTLTAKGLKVLVKDVQKAPNGQHLQRAIIEEGEIKTNQEILASVNSQKRNQTIKNHSATHLLHQALKDVLGSHVNQAGSLVEPNRLRFDFSHFGQITSEELVKIEEIVNEKIWASIPVIIQSKPIAEAKEMGAMALFGEKYGDIVRVVSMGDYSIELCGGCHVANTSAIGVFKIVTESGIGAGTRRIEAVTGGAAYHLMNEQIHRLNEAAEKLKANPKDILTRIDNLLSDMKEIQRENESLAAKLSNIEAGSIIDQAEEIDGIKVLASKVQGVDMNNLRNMADELKQKLETGIVVLGSVQDDKVNIIAGVTKDLIDKGYHAGKLVKEVATRCGGGGGGRQDMAQAGGKDPEKLDSALEFVKEWVKSI; the protein is encoded by the coding sequence ATGAAAAGATTAACTGGTGCACAAATTCGCCAAATGTTTTTAGATTTTTTCCAAGAAAAAGGTCATAAGGTTGAACCAAGTGCTTCCCTTGTCCCTCATGATGATCCGTCATTACTTTGGATTAATAGTGGGGTAGCTACACTGAAAAAATACTTTGATGGCCGTGTAATTCCTGAAAATCCTAGAATTACGAATGCTCAAAAAGCAATTCGAACAAATGATATTGAAAATGTTGGGAAAACAGCTCGACATCATACTTTTTTTGAAATGCTTGGAAACTTTTCGATTGGTGACTATTTTAAAGAGGAAGCTATTGAATGGGCATGGGAATTTTTAACTAGTCCAAAGTGGATCGGTTTTAATCCAGATAAATTATCTGTAACCATTCACCCTGAGGATGATGAAGCTCACGAAATATGGAATAAAAAAATTGGAATTCCAGAAGAACGTATTATCCGCTTAGAGGAGAATTTTTGGGATATCGGTGAAGGACCTAGTGGACCTAATACTGAAATTTTTTATGATCGTGGACCTGAATTTGGGGATGATAAAAATGATCCAGAATTATTCCCGGGAGGGGAAAATGAAAGATATTTAGAGGTCTGGAACCTTGTATTTTCACAATTTAACCATAACCCAGACGGCACTTATACCCCTCTACCGAAGAAAAATATTGATACAGGTATGGGATTAGAGCGTATGGCTTCTGTAATTCAAGAAGTCCCAACAAACTTTGATACTGATTTATTTATGCCAATTATTCAAGCAACAGAAAAAATTTCTGGTGAAAAATATCGAGAAAATGTCGAAAAAGATGTTGCCTTTAAAGTAATAGCTGATCATATTCGTACAGTATCTTTTGCAGTTAGTGATGGTGCCCTTCCGTCGAATGAAGGTCGTGGATATGTTTTACGCAGACTTTTACGTAGAGCGGTAAGATATGCTAAAACTATCCAAATTAATGAACCATTTATGTATAAATTAGTTCCCGTTGTAGCGGAAATCATGGTAGATTTTTATCCTCAGGTAAAAGAAAATATAGAGTTTATTCAAAAAGTAGTGAAGAATGAGGAAGAACGTTTCCATGAAACATTACATGAAGGTTTGGCTATTCTTTCTTCAGTAATAAAAAAAGCTAAGGAAGAAGGATCCGATATAATTTCTGGTGAAAATGTATTCCGGTTATATGATACTTATGGTTTCCCTGTAGAATTAACAGAAGAATATGCTGAAGAAGAAGGATTAAAGGTTGATCACGAGGGTTTTGAAAAAGAAATGGAAAACCAACGCGAGCGTGCTAGAAATGCAAGACAGGATGTAGGTTCAATGCAGGTTCAGGGTGGGGTTCTTGGTGACATTAAGGTAGATAGCAAGTTTGTCGGATATGAAACATTATCAATACAAACAAAAGTTTCTGTTCTTTTAAAAGATGGGGAAATCGTTGATCATGCTGTAGCAGGCGACGAAATCCAATTCATTCTTGACGAAACGCCATTTTATGCAGAAAGTGGTGGACAAATTGCTGATGAGGGAACTCTTACTGCAAAAGGGTTAAAGGTGCTAGTAAAAGATGTTCAAAAAGCACCAAATGGACAGCATCTACAACGTGCAATTATAGAAGAAGGCGAAATAAAAACGAATCAAGAAATTTTAGCCTCTGTAAATAGTCAAAAGAGAAATCAAACAATAAAGAACCATTCGGCAACTCATCTTTTACATCAAGCTTTAAAAGATGTACTCGGTTCACATGTCAATCAAGCAGGTTCCCTAGTAGAGCCTAATCGTCTTCGCTTTGACTTTTCTCATTTTGGCCAAATTACATCTGAGGAATTAGTGAAAATTGAAGAAATTGTAAATGAAAAGATATGGGCAAGCATTCCAGTGATCATTCAAAGTAAACCGATTGCTGAAGCAAAAGAGATGGGAGCAATGGCTCTATTTGGAGAAAAATATGGCGATATTGTTCGTGTAGTCTCAATGGGTGACTATAGCATTGAGCTTTGTGGAGGATGTCATGTAGCAAATACCTCTGCAATTGGTGTGTTTAAAATTGTTACGGAAAGTGGAATTGGTGCAGGAACACGACGTATAGAAGCTGTAACTGGTGGAGCAGCCTATCATTTGATGAATGAGCAAATCCATCGCTTAAATGAAGCTGCAGAAAAATTAAAAGCAAATCCAAAAGATATTTTGACAAGAATTGATAACTTACTTAGTGATATGAAAGAAATACAAAGAGAAAACGAATCATTAGCCGCTAAGCTATCAAATATCGAAGCTGGGAGCATTATCGATCAGGCCGAAGAAATAGATGGTATTAAAGTTTTAGCTAGTAAGGTTCAAGGTGTAGATATGAATAATCTAAGAAATATGGCAGATGAGTTGAAACAAAAGCTAGAAACAGGTATTGTTGTTCTTGGATCTGTACAAGATGATAAGGTAAATATTATCGCAGGTGTTACAAAAGATCTAATCGATAAGGGATACCATGCTGGTAAATTAGTGAAAGAGGTAGCTACACGCTGCGGTGGTGGCGGTGGTGGTCGTCAAGATATGGCTCAAGCAGGTGGTAAAGATCCAGAGAAATTAGATTCTGCACTTGAATTTGTGAAAGAGTGGGTAAAATCCATTTGA
- a CDS encoding IreB family regulatory phosphoprotein, with translation MSSFDKTMRFNFSEEPFDQDVKEVLLQVYQALQEKGYNPINQIVGYLLSGDPAYIPRHNDARNIIRKLERDEMIEVLVKSYLKQHREGF, from the coding sequence ATGAGCTCTTTTGACAAAACCATGCGTTTTAATTTTTCGGAAGAACCTTTTGATCAGGATGTTAAAGAAGTACTATTACAGGTCTATCAAGCTTTACAAGAAAAGGGCTATAATCCGATTAACCAAATTGTAGGATATCTCCTTTCAGGTGATCCAGCATATATTCCTCGTCATAATGATGCGCGGAATATTATCCGTAAACTAGAAAGAGATGAAATGATCGAGGTATTGGTTAAGTCATATTTAAAACAGCATCGTGAGGGATTTTAA
- the ruvX gene encoding Holliday junction resolvase RuvX, translating into MRIMGLDVGSKTVGVAVSDELGWTAQGIETISIDEEKGKFGYDRVAEIAEQYQVEKIVVGFPKNMNNTIGPRGEASKAYAEHLKEQLGLPVVMWDERLTTMAAERVLLEADVSRKKRKKVIDKMAASMILQGFLDSQN; encoded by the coding sequence TTGAGAATAATGGGTCTAGATGTTGGATCCAAGACAGTCGGAGTGGCAGTAAGTGATGAGCTGGGCTGGACCGCACAGGGTATTGAAACCATTTCGATTGATGAGGAAAAAGGTAAATTTGGATACGATCGTGTTGCTGAAATCGCTGAACAATATCAAGTTGAAAAAATTGTTGTAGGATTTCCTAAAAATATGAATAATACGATTGGTCCCCGTGGCGAGGCATCAAAGGCATATGCTGAACATTTAAAAGAACAACTAGGCCTCCCAGTAGTAATGTGGGATGAACGCTTAACAACAATGGCAGCTGAGAGAGTTCTTTTAGAGGCAGATGTTAGCCGCAAAAAAAGAAAAAAAGTCATTGATAAAATGGCAGCTAGTATGATTCTTCAAGGATTTCTTGATAGTCAAAATTAA
- a CDS encoding DUF1292 domain-containing protein: MEHGEKHITVIDEDGNEQLYEVLFTFESEEFGKSYVLYFPVGAEEDDNEEIEIHASSFIQKEDGEEGDLQPIETEEEWDMIEEMLNTFLDEQEEE, encoded by the coding sequence ATGGAACATGGTGAAAAGCATATTACAGTAATTGATGAAGATGGAAACGAGCAATTGTATGAAGTGCTCTTTACATTTGAATCTGAAGAGTTTGGAAAGTCATACGTTCTTTATTTCCCAGTTGGAGCGGAAGAAGACGATAACGAAGAAATCGAAATTCATGCATCATCCTTTATTCAAAAAGAAGATGGTGAAGAAGGAGATCTTCAACCAATTGAAACTGAAGAAGAATGGGATATGATTGAAGAAATGTTAAATACATTTCTTGATGAACAAGAAGAAGAATAA
- a CDS encoding IS3 family transposase (programmed frameshift) → MSKILFTDQEQKLLMKHPYVKAVSEKAITYTDEFKALAIKEYEEGKFPRQIFEDAGFDIEIVGTERASSSLKRWRKAYKENGVAGLEDTRKYHSGRPLERELSLEEKYARLEAQNALLRAENELLKKIGSSRKDVGEEKEKLTAEQKFELIQLVIKKYNLKRMVSYLCELVGVSRSGYYRYFSEEAQLNRQARDEADEKVKKIILKAYNFRRRKKGARQIKMTLENQYQITYNLKRIRRIMKKFQIICPIRKANPYRRMAKATKEHRTLPNLLNREFKQGTARKVLLTDITYLSYGKGKRAYLSTIKDAETNEILAYETSDKITLDIALNTLKKLKKTGIKLAEGAFIHSDQGFHYTNPQFQKMVKKMGLGQSMSRRGNCWDNAPQESFFGHFKDETDFKTCESLEEVKREVQSYMTYYNHYRGQWNLKKMTPAQYSHHLLQVA, encoded by the exons ATGTCGAAAATATTATTTACAGATCAAGAACAGAAATTATTGATGAAACATCCTTATGTAAAAGCTGTTAGTGAAAAAGCAATTACTTACACTGATGAATTTAAAGCATTAGCTATTAAAGAGTATGAAGAAGGAAAATTTCCACGTCAAATATTTGAAGATGCAGGATTTGATATTGAAATCGTTGGGACTGAACGAGCGAGTTCATCTTTAAAGAGATGGCGTAAAGCTTATAAAGAAAATGGTGTAGCTGGGCTTGAAGACACTCGAAAATACCATTCTGGACGACCACTTGAACGTGAATTAAGTTTAGAAGAAAAATATGCACGATTAGAAGCACAAAACGCCTTATTACGTGCAGAAAATGAACTGCTAAAAAAGATCG GATCTAGCAGAAAGGATGTTGGTGAAGAAAAGGAAAAACTAACAGCTGAACAGAAATTTGAATTGATCCAATTGGTCATTAAAAAATATAACTTAAAGCGGATGGTGAGCTATCTTTGTGAACTAGTTGGTGTCTCTCGATCAGGTTATTATCGTTATTTTTCAGAAGAAGCACAACTTAATAGACAGGCTCGTGATGAGGCAGACGAAAAAGTAAAGAAAATCATTTTAAAAGCTTATAATTTTCGTCGTCGTAAGAAAGGCGCACGTCAAATCAAGATGACCTTAGAAAATCAGTATCAAATTACATATAACCTAAAACGAATTCGTCGTATCATGAAAAAATTCCAAATCATTTGCCCAATTCGAAAAGCAAACCCATATCGAAGAATGGCAAAAGCAACAAAAGAACATAGAACTTTACCGAACCTATTAAACCGCGAATTTAAGCAAGGAACCGCTAGAAAAGTATTATTAACAGACATTACATATTTAAGTTATGGAAAAGGAAAACGTGCCTACTTGTCCACTATAAAAGATGCCGAAACCAATGAAATCTTAGCATATGAGACATCAGATAAAATCACACTAGATATTGCGTTAAATACATTAAAGAAGTTGAAAAAGACTGGGATAAAGCTGGCCGAAGGCGCATTCATTCACTCAGATCAAGGGTTCCACTATACCAACCCCCAATTTCAAAAGATGGTAAAGAAAATGGGACTAGGGCAATCTATGTCACGTCGTGGAAACTGTTGGGATAATGCCCCACAAGAATCGTTCTTTGGACATTTTAAAGATGAAACGGATTTTAAAACGTGTGAATCATTAGAAGAAGTAAAAAGAGAGGTTCAGAGTTATATGACATATTACAATCATTACCGAGGTCAATGGAACTTAAAAAAGATGACACCTGCACAATACAGTCATCATCTTCTTCAAGTTGCCTAG
- the mltG gene encoding endolytic transglycosylase MltG has product MTEQKGKKDKKDEIYNNLLRKSNEARTIRKIVMIISLVVVLIVAGIALTGYLYIQSSLKPVSPGSKEMKKVEIPIGSSASSIGQILEKQGIIKSELIFKYYVKLNNETGFQAGTYDLSPSMTIDQIITNLKKGKVLKQAKLKFTIPEGLQLDEIAKIIAKHTDYDQAEILKKLDDPKYIKSLMEKYPHLLTDKLLEKDIKHPLEGYLFPATYSFYEEKPTLDQLVNKMLVKTNSIIAKYEDQMNKKKLTIHETLTMASLIEEEATEKADRHKISSIFYNRIKVGMPLQTDPTVLYSLGKHKERVTYKDTEVVSPYNTYQVKGLPPSPISNAGETSIEAAINPEKTDYLYFLAAKKTGKVYYSKSLQEHNKLKEKYITNVDND; this is encoded by the coding sequence TTGACTGAACAAAAGGGTAAAAAAGATAAAAAAGATGAAATATATAATAATCTGTTAAGGAAAAGTAATGAAGCAAGGACTATTAGGAAAATAGTTATGATTATTAGCCTAGTAGTTGTCTTAATAGTTGCAGGAATTGCATTAACAGGATATTTGTATATTCAATCTTCATTAAAGCCTGTAAGTCCGGGTTCAAAAGAAATGAAAAAAGTAGAAATTCCTATTGGATCTTCAGCCTCGTCTATTGGTCAAATTTTAGAGAAGCAAGGGATTATCAAGAGTGAGTTAATCTTTAAATATTACGTTAAGTTAAATAATGAGACAGGTTTCCAGGCGGGTACCTATGATTTATCCCCATCTATGACAATAGATCAAATTATTACGAACTTAAAAAAAGGGAAGGTTTTAAAGCAAGCAAAGCTCAAGTTCACAATTCCTGAAGGTCTACAACTAGATGAAATTGCTAAGATAATCGCAAAGCACACTGATTATGACCAGGCTGAAATCTTAAAAAAACTGGATGATCCAAAGTATATTAAAAGCTTGATGGAAAAATATCCTCATTTATTGACAGATAAATTGTTAGAGAAGGATATTAAACATCCACTTGAAGGCTATTTATTTCCTGCTACCTACTCGTTTTATGAAGAAAAACCAACCCTTGATCAGTTGGTTAATAAAATGTTAGTTAAAACCAATTCGATTATCGCTAAATATGAGGATCAGATGAATAAAAAGAAATTAACGATCCATGAAACATTAACAATGGCTTCATTAATAGAAGAAGAGGCTACGGAAAAAGCGGATCGTCATAAAATCTCGAGTATTTTTTATAATCGTATAAAAGTAGGAATGCCTTTACAAACAGATCCAACAGTTCTTTATTCTTTAGGTAAACATAAGGAACGGGTGACTTATAAGGATACAGAGGTAGTTTCACCGTATAATACCTATCAGGTTAAAGGCTTACCACCAAGTCCGATTTCAAATGCAGGTGAAACATCAATAGAAGCTGCAATTAACCCGGAAAAAACGGATTATCTTTATTTCTTAGCTGCAAAGAAAACGGGAAAAGTTTATTATTCTAAGTCATTACAAGAACATAACAAATTGAAAGAAAAATATATAACAAATGTTGACAATGATTAG
- a CDS encoding O-methyltransferase: MKDSIHTYVESLIKERSPLFQEMEHYAQENGVPIMELAGIEVLLQLISMQKPCKILEIGTAIGYSAMRMADVLTDVQIVTIERDDERYEQAIKNIKQSQYGNKINVLKGDALEIIEEVKKFGPFDAIFIDAAKGQYMKFFELYTPFLTKDGYVYTDNVLFKGLVAEENIENKRIRNLVGKIKKYNEWLVNHEDYLTTIIPVGDGLAVSRKTK, from the coding sequence GTGAAGGATTCTATTCATACTTATGTTGAATCTTTAATTAAAGAAAGAAGTCCCCTTTTTCAAGAAATGGAACATTATGCACAAGAAAATGGTGTACCAATTATGGAGTTAGCTGGAATTGAAGTTTTGCTTCAATTAATATCGATGCAGAAGCCATGTAAAATTCTTGAAATTGGAACGGCAATTGGATATTCTGCGATGAGGATGGCAGATGTATTGACAGATGTTCAAATTGTGACGATTGAAAGAGATGATGAGCGATATGAACAGGCCATTAAAAATATTAAACAGTCCCAATATGGGAACAAAATCAATGTACTAAAGGGAGATGCCCTTGAAATCATAGAGGAAGTAAAGAAATTTGGTCCATTTGATGCCATTTTTATTGATGCAGCTAAAGGTCAATATATGAAATTTTTTGAACTCTATACACCCTTTTTAACAAAAGATGGGTATGTGTATACAGATAATGTATTGTTTAAGGGACTAGTTGCTGAAGAGAATATTGAGAATAAGCGGATACGCAATCTTGTAGGAAAAATAAAAAAATATAATGAATGGTTAGTTAACCACGAAGACTACTTGACGACCATTATACCTGTAGGAGATGGTTTGGCTGTAAGTCGGAAAACGAAATAA
- the udk gene encoding uridine kinase, which yields MRSKPAVIGVTGGSGSGKTSVTQAIYEHFKGHSILVLEQDYYYKDQSHLPFEERLKTNYDHPLAFDNDLLIEHLEKLLNYQAVEKPVYDYTLHTRSDKKIIVEPKDVIILEGILVLEDERLRNLMDIKLYVDTDADLRIMRRMLRDIEDRGRTMHSVIEQYTNVVRPMHNQFIEPTKRYADVIIPEGGQNHVAIDLVVTKIQTILEQKSFL from the coding sequence ATGAGAAGTAAGCCAGCAGTCATCGGGGTTACAGGTGGATCGGGATCGGGAAAAACAAGTGTCACTCAAGCGATATATGAACATTTTAAAGGGCATTCTATCCTCGTGCTTGAGCAAGACTATTATTATAAAGACCAAAGCCATCTACCTTTTGAAGAAAGATTAAAAACAAATTATGATCATCCATTAGCATTTGATAATGATTTATTAATTGAGCATCTTGAAAAGCTTTTAAATTATCAAGCGGTAGAAAAGCCTGTGTATGATTACACTTTACATACACGTTCCGATAAAAAAATTATAGTAGAACCAAAGGATGTTATAATTTTAGAAGGAATTTTAGTATTAGAAGATGAAAGATTGCGCAATTTAATGGATATAAAACTTTATGTCGATACAGATGCTGATTTAAGAATTATGCGCAGAATGCTACGAGATATTGAAGATCGTGGTCGTACCATGCATTCAGTCATTGAACAATATACTAATGTAGTAAGACCAATGCATAATCAATTTATCGAACCAACGAAGAGATATGCTGATGTAATTATTCCAGAAGGTGGACAAAATCATGTTGCAATTGATTTGGTTGTCACCAAAATTCAAACAATTCTTGAACAAAAATCATTTTTGTAA
- the greA gene encoding transcription elongation factor GreA encodes MAAEKVFPMTQAGKEKLEQELEYLKTVKRKEVVERIKIARSFGDLSENSEYDSAKEEQAFVEGRVTTLENMIRNAKIIEDDGSSSDTVTLGKSVTFVELPDGDEETYTIVGSAEADPFEGKISNDSPIAKSLLGKKIDEEVTVQTPGGEMKVKIVSIK; translated from the coding sequence TTGGCAGCAGAAAAAGTATTTCCTATGACACAAGCAGGAAAAGAAAAATTAGAGCAAGAACTTGAATATTTGAAAACGGTTAAACGTAAAGAAGTTGTTGAACGTATAAAAATTGCACGTAGTTTCGGAGATCTATCTGAAAACTCGGAGTATGATTCAGCGAAAGAAGAGCAAGCGTTTGTAGAGGGACGTGTAACAACTTTAGAAAATATGATTAGAAATGCAAAAATCATTGAAGATGATGGTTCAAGTTCAGATACAGTAACACTTGGAAAATCAGTTACTTTTGTTGAACTTCCTGATGGAGATGAAGAAACTTATACCATTGTCGGTAGTGCTGAAGCAGATCCGTTTGAAGGGAAAATTTCAAATGATTCACCTATCGCAAAAAGTCTACTTGGCAAAAAAATTGATGAAGAAGTTACTGTTCAAACACCTGGTGGTGAAATGAAGGTAAAAATCGTTTCTATAAAATAA
- a CDS encoding peptidoglycan D,D-transpeptidase FtsI family protein: protein MRKKRYIFFSVTLIIMFLLLIARLVQLQLIETESYSKHHINLIEESVAQRTQEIIIDDGRGQFLDRNNQPLTYSEKSVLILFPFLKTMRWDSGKIASILEVSEDQLLDQIDKAKEPFVFSEIDPLILSDEQVEQINHLKIPGVFAVRKKFIEKNPLAAQFIGITGEQAETFLKRYPDKKGMQNQKIGITGLQKQFDEFLLPDGASKLVYHVDAMGGPLFGINVKYTGPSNPFFPVNIQTTLNKDLQDKLEKLVDQYKIKKGGVLLLDIEKNEILADVSRPKINPKHPYENNAVENLMLKQQIPGSIFKTVVAAASIETGVVKENEMFPCSEDLYEKPAERALGDLNFDESFSASCNRAFGDLAKRLKGKDPNLLEEYAKKLGLIGKISWQGDVYHFTDFRQLREDEGQVFSKEDSKVDDNFVAQTGIGQQEVRVTPLAVANMMATIARGGERQAVKAVSAIKYQDGTTMMDFPKQGNKDDSISKVTAMKLQGMLRHVVTSNQGTGRWFQNLPYEVAGKSGTAETGIYNENNQQLHNKWFAGYFPFNQPKYALVVVNLGVPENEGGINPLFSDIIQSIYEYDQ from the coding sequence ATGAGAAAAAAAAGATATATATTTTTTTCAGTAACTTTAATCATTATGTTTTTATTACTGATTGCACGACTTGTTCAGCTACAATTGATTGAAACTGAATCCTATTCTAAGCACCATATAAATCTAATAGAAGAAAGCGTGGCCCAACGAACACAAGAGATTATTATTGATGATGGTAGGGGACAATTCTTAGATAGAAATAATCAACCTTTAACATACTCAGAAAAGTCTGTTCTGATTTTATTTCCATTTTTAAAAACAATGCGATGGGATTCAGGGAAAATAGCAAGTATCCTAGAGGTTTCTGAGGATCAGCTATTGGATCAAATCGACAAAGCAAAGGAACCTTTTGTTTTTAGTGAGATTGATCCATTAATATTATCTGATGAGCAAGTAGAGCAAATTAACCATTTAAAAATACCTGGAGTATTTGCTGTACGCAAGAAGTTTATAGAAAAGAACCCTTTAGCTGCTCAATTTATAGGTATAACTGGTGAGCAAGCTGAAACTTTCCTAAAAAGGTATCCTGATAAGAAGGGTATGCAAAATCAAAAAATAGGCATTACAGGATTACAGAAGCAATTTGATGAATTTCTATTACCAGATGGCGCATCAAAGCTTGTATATCATGTAGATGCCATGGGGGGACCGCTCTTTGGTATTAATGTGAAATATACTGGTCCAAGTAATCCTTTCTTTCCTGTGAATATTCAAACAACTTTAAATAAGGATTTGCAAGATAAATTAGAAAAACTAGTGGATCAATATAAAATTAAAAAAGGCGGCGTCCTATTATTGGATATTGAGAAAAATGAAATTTTAGCTGATGTATCACGCCCAAAAATTAACCCCAAACATCCGTATGAAAATAATGCCGTCGAAAATTTAATGCTGAAGCAACAGATTCCTGGTTCTATTTTTAAAACAGTAGTTGCAGCTGCATCCATTGAAACTGGTGTGGTGAAGGAAAATGAAATGTTTCCTTGTAGTGAGGATTTATATGAGAAGCCTGCTGAAAGGGCATTAGGAGATCTTAATTTTGATGAAAGCTTTTCTGCAAGTTGTAATCGGGCTTTTGGTGATTTGGCAAAAAGACTGAAGGGAAAAGATCCAAATCTGCTAGAGGAATATGCGAAAAAGTTAGGGTTAATTGGAAAAATCAGTTGGCAGGGAGATGTATATCATTTTACTGACTTTAGACAGCTGAGAGAAGACGAGGGACAGGTATTTTCAAAGGAAGATAGTAAAGTAGATGATAATTTTGTCGCTCAAACAGGTATTGGACAACAGGAAGTGAGAGTAACTCCATTAGCAGTAGCCAATATGATGGCTACGATTGCTAGAGGAGGAGAAAGACAAGCCGTAAAGGCTGTTTCTGCCATTAAATATCAAGATGGGACAACGATGATGGATTTCCCTAAACAAGGAAATAAGGATGATTCGATTTCGAAGGTTACTGCTATGAAATTACAAGGAATGTTAAGGCATGTTGTAACGAGTAATCAAGGGACTGGGAGATGGTTTCAGAATCTTCCATACGAAGTTGCCGGCAAATCAGGTACTGCAGAGACGGGGATCTATAATGAAAATAATCAGCAGTTACATAATAAATGGTTTGCAGGGTATTTTCCATTTAATCAGCCTAAATATGCATTAGTGGTTGTGAACTTAGGTGTTCCAGAAAATGAAGGAGGGATTAACCCACTATTTTCAGATATTATTCAATCGATTTATGAATATGATCAGTAA
- a CDS encoding YrrS family protein, with product MANDFDDQIRSRSAQRSKRRKTNIILNSLILVVVVLIIIVGSKIFFGGNDDDKKAAIDKNKETEQAKGIHDSKENKDNNSENKDRMTSDNDTNEDQDDNDELSSEDEKQDLEGEDLNSEEVISQESDEPNVKKSYTNPNWKGIGTEQTNGHQYSSDQNSIDWQEKTKALSYATGIPEESLTIWYLGREGGSDNLVAGTVSSKNDPSKTYRVYLSWEDGQGWKPIKVLELNKNDKR from the coding sequence ATGGCAAATGATTTTGACGATCAAATTCGTTCCCGGTCAGCTCAAAGATCAAAAAGGCGAAAAACGAATATTATCCTAAATTCACTTATATTAGTTGTTGTTGTACTTATTATCATTGTCGGAAGTAAAATCTTTTTTGGTGGAAATGATGATGATAAGAAAGCAGCTATAGATAAAAATAAAGAGACAGAACAAGCCAAAGGTATTCATGACTCAAAAGAGAATAAAGACAACAACAGTGAAAATAAAGACCGTATGACTTCTGATAATGATACAAATGAAGATCAGGATGATAATGATGAGCTTTCATCTGAGGATGAAAAACAGGATCTTGAAGGAGAGGACTTAAATAGTGAAGAAGTTATCTCCCAAGAAAGTGATGAACCAAATGTGAAAAAATCTTATACTAATCCTAATTGGAAAGGTATCGGAACAGAGCAAACAAATGGTCACCAATATTCCTCAGATCAAAATTCGATAGATTGGCAGGAAAAAACCAAAGCTTTATCATACGCTACTGGAATACCCGAAGAAAGTTTAACTATTTGGTATTTAGGACGTGAGGGTGGATCTGATAATTTAGTGGCAGGTACAGTTTCCTCTAAAAATGATCCGTCAAAGACATATCGTGTCTATTTAAGCTGGGAAGATGGGCAAGGTTGGAAACCAATAAAAGTATTAGAATTAAACAAAAATGATAAAAGATAG
- a CDS encoding DUF2536 family protein, which produces MSLQFELIEDKIEFFEAVDLKNLEKKINEKIEQNKAIMLHVHSVSHQMQLTENGQPFYSAVVHFKLKR; this is translated from the coding sequence ATGAGCTTACAATTTGAATTAATAGAGGACAAGATTGAATTTTTTGAAGCTGTAGATTTAAAAAATCTTGAAAAGAAAATCAATGAAAAAATTGAACAGAATAAGGCGATCATGCTACATGTCCATTCTGTGTCTCACCAAATGCAGCTCACTGAAAATGGGCAGCCATTTTATTCTGCAGTTGTACATTTTAAATTAAAAAGATAG